Genomic DNA from Candidatus Zixiibacteriota bacterium:
CGAACAAGTAACTTGTGGGAGAACCACGAATAGCAGGTTGTAAGAACCTCACCGGAACTCGGCCAAACAAAGGACAGCCACATCGAAATCAACCCTTGACAATCATCATAGCAGGAAGGGGTTCCTAACGGCGCAGCGATCATGGTGGAACACGTTCCACCCTACTCCATTCAATCTTGTTGACACACAGGGCTATCATGATATACTACCTGCGTGGATACCGGCAAACTCTACATCGTCGCGACGCCAATCGGTAATCTTGAAGATATCACTCTGAGAGCTATCGAGATACTGCGGTCTGTCGATGTTATCGCATGCGAAGACAAGCGGCATTCCGGCAGGCTATTCAAACACCACGAAATCAGTGCAAGACTCATATCGTACCATGACCACAACAAGCAGCAGGCCGCGCCGGGGATTATCAAGCTGCTGCTCGATGGTCAGAATGTCGCTCTGGTGACCGATTCCGGCACGCCCGGAATTTCTGATCCGGCGTATCATGTCGTGAATCTTGCGCATGCTGAGGAGATCGAGGTTGTCGCGATTCCGGGGCCGTGTGCGGCAATTGCGGCGCTCTCTGTATCGGGACTGCCGACCGACAGATTCTCGTTCGAGGGTTTCCTGCCGCTGAAACCGGGCAAGCGCAGAAAGCGGCTTGAGGGACTGAAAGATTATCCG
This window encodes:
- the rsmI gene encoding 16S rRNA (cytidine(1402)-2'-O)-methyltransferase, whose product is MDTGKLYIVATPIGNLEDITLRAIEILRSVDVIACEDKRHSGRLFKHHEISARLISYHDHNKQQAAPGIIKLLLDGQNVALVTDSGTPGISDPAYHVVNLAHAEEIEVVAIPGPCAAIAALSVSGLPTDRFSFEGFLPLKPGKRRKRLEGLKDYPGTQMFYESPHRVVKVLSAMLEVFGDRNCAIGRELTKMHEEIIRGRISELIERFSDVTPRGEFVILVDGCREEEP